The Stackebrandtia nassauensis DSM 44728 genome includes the window GCCTCTTCTTCGGAGCGTCGGCGCCCTTGTACTTCATCCCGCTGAGCGCGATGTTCATGGTCTTCGCCGGTCCGGTCAGCTGGGCACGGTTGGCCACCGGTTCCGTGTGGCCCGCGGTCCTCGCCCACGCCGGACTGAACGCGTCCGCGGCAACGCTGTTCACATCCCTGTCCTCAGGCGCCACCCCCGCCGACATCGGAATCGGCGCGGTGGTCGGCATGGCTCTCTGGGCGGCGGCTCTGCTGCTGACGACAGCGATCCTGTTCCGCACCAAACATCAACACCCGTGACCCACATCACTTGAACTTAGTACAAGAATCTATTGCACTTAGTTCAAGCGGAGGCTAACTTGTACTTAGTTCAAGTAGCCCCGGTCCTCCGGGGCCCCAGCAAAGAGGAGCCACGAACATGTCGAACGACTTCATCGCCCAGGCCCAGGAACGACTCGACACCCTGCGCGCCAAGCACCGCATCCCCGGTGCCTCCCTGGCCATCCTGGTCGACGGCCAGATCCACGAGCTGGCCTCCGGAGTCCTGAACCGCGACACCGGCGTCGAGGTCACCCCGGACTCGCTGTTCCAGTCCGGCTCGGTCGCCAAGATCTACACCGCCACCGTCATCATGCGGCTGGTCGGCGAGGGCAAACTCGACCTGGACGCCAAGGTCGTCGACGTCCTGCCCGAGTTCAGCACCCCCGACCCCGAAGCGGCCGCCCAGATCACCATCCGGCAGCTGCTGTCCCACACCGGCGGTGTCACCAACGACTTCCACGGCGCCGCCGACGCCACCGGCGGCGACGCGCTGGCCCGGTACGTCGAGGCCGCCCGCGAAGTGCCGCTGGACCTGCCGCCTGGAACCGCCGCGTCCTACGGCAGCCTCGGCATCGTCGTGCTGGGCCGCGTCATCGAGGTGCTCACCGGAACGACCTGGAACCAGGCGCTGAAGGACCTGCTGTTCGACCCGTTGGGGCTGAAGCGTTCGGTGACCCTGCCCGAGGAGGCGATGCGGTACCGCTACGCGTGGGGCCACCTCGGCCAGCCGGGCACCGACCCGGAACCGATCGACATGTTCTCCTACATCCCCCGGGCCTTCGCCCCGGCGGCGCAGGTCCTGGTCTCGGCCGGGGACCTGGTGCGGCTGGCGAAGCTGCAC containing:
- a CDS encoding serine hydrolase domain-containing protein; protein product: MSNDFIAQAQERLDTLRAKHRIPGASLAILVDGQIHELASGVLNRDTGVEVTPDSLFQSGSVAKIYTATVIMRLVGEGKLDLDAKVVDVLPEFSTPDPEAAAQITIRQLLSHTGGVTNDFHGAADATGGDALARYVEAAREVPLDLPPGTAASYGSLGIVVLGRVIEVLTGTTWNQALKDLLFDPLGLKRSVTLPEEAMRYRYAWGHLGQPGTDPEPIDMFSYIPRAFAPAAQVLVSAGDLVRLAKLHLDGGVAPDGTRIVAAEAVAAMQRVESTPVDRWSVSADHWGLGWCLYDQPGFQGFGHDGSAVSQHAMLRVFPEQGVALALMTNSGNGRSLYAELFPELLDALGITMPAPFGPADPPITVDATRFYGLYQRAGVDITISERDGKPYAKYEFVDVSAEIPPLEGEMRPVSDTVFSVFMSGEGINEEMPVIFTTHNGTEYCWAGMRAAPKTA